Below is a genomic region from Gammaproteobacteria bacterium.
GTGCTCATCCCCGCGAAACCCTGCAGTGCGGAGGCGTACACCACCGGAAAATCCAGCTGTTCGTCGGTCGCGCCCAGCCGGTCGAAGAGGTCGAAGGTCTGGTCCACCACCCAGTCGGGCCGCGCGCCGGGACGGTCGATCTTGTTCACCACCACGATGGGCCGTAGGCCGCGCGCCAATGCCTTCTGGGTAACGAAACGGGTCTGGGGCATGGGCCCGTCCACGGCATCGACCAGCAGCAGAACCGAATCCACCATCGACAGCACACGCTCCACCTCGCCGCCGAAATCGGCGTGGCCGGGGGTGTCCACGATATTGATGCGGTAGTCCTGCCAGGTCACCGCGGTGTTCTTGGACAGGATCGTGATGCCACGCTCCTGCTCCAACGCATTGGAATCCATCACCCGTTCGCCGGTGGTCTTGCGCGCATCCAGGGTGCCGGACTGTTGCAAAAGCTTGTCGACAAGGGTGGTCTTGCCATGGTCGACGTGGGCCACGATGGCGACATTGCGGAGTTTTTCGATCACGATACAGCTCGATAACGGCAGGAAAGGGGCCGGGATTATACTCCGACGCCGGCTCCAACGCGGCATTTATAATGTATGTTTCTCACCATGACTGATATTTACATGCCCTACGGCCGCCTTTTCCGCGCCGCGCGCAGCGGCTTTCTGGCACTGTTCGTGGCGCTCGGCGGTCTGTATCCCGTCCCGGCGCCCGCGGCCAGCGCCCAGCAGGCGCTGAATGAATGGATCAACAGCACCGCCACCCAGATCAAGGAGATCGAGCGGGAACTCCGGCGCGCCACCACCCGGGGCATCGACCAGGACCGCCTCTCGGCACTGCTCAAGCAGACCAACCAGATCAAGTCGCGGGCCCAGTCCTGCGTCGACACCCAGCAGGAGCAGGCCGACAGCCTGAGTCAGGACCTGGAAACACTGGGCCAACCCGCCAAGGAGCAGAGCGCCGAAGTCAGACGTATCCGCCAGCGTCTGCTGGCTCAGCAGCAGACCGTGGCGGGGAACCTGGCCAGCTGCAAGCTGTTTCTGGTTGGCGCCCAGGACCTCATCAACCAGATTACCCAGCAACAGCAGGCGCTGGTCACCCAGCAATTGCTCACCCGCACCCCCAACCTGATTCACGCCATGCAGGAAGGGCTGAAAACGCCCGGCAGCTGGTTTGAAACGGCGCACAGCTTCCTCGACGCCCAGTACAAACTTCTGGCCGGACATCTCACCACCGTCAGCCTGACCATCCTCGGCTTCCTGTTGCTCGTCTTCATCCCGCTCGGGCTGGTCCTGCGCCATCTGCTGCAGCCCAAGGCGCCACCCGTGCTGGCACAGGAGGACCGCACGGTGGCATTCACCGTGGCACTGCGCTGCAGCCTGCTGCGCCGCCTGCCGGCGATGTTCGCCGCGGTGATTATCGCGGTGGGTCTGAGCGTGATCCTGCCGCTCAGACCAACGCTGCCGTTCCCTACAGATGCGGCCTATGCCGCGGTGGTCTACCTGTTTGCATTGACCATAGTCGACCTGCTGTTGGCCCCGCCGCCACCGGCCACGCCCTATTTCCCGGGACCGGACAAACTCTGGCGGCGCTTTTCCCGGCGCCTCAAGATCTTCGTCACCCTGTGCCTGATTCTGTATCTGCTGTTCTCGACAACGCTCAAGGACAGTCTTACCGACAATCAGTATTTCCTGCTGCGCGCCGGCATCGGCACTCTGCTGATCGCCAACCTCATTTCCACCACCTGGCTGGTGCGCCACTTCCCCTGGGCCATCCTCGGACGAGGCGCGCGGGTCATCCTGATAGGTGCGTTCCTGCTTACCCTCGGCGCGGAATACGCCGGCTTTCGCAACCTCTCCGCCTACGTGCTGGGAGGACTGCTCGGTACCCTGACCGCCCTGATGCTCGCCATTCTGGTCACCCGCCTGTTCACCGATCTGTATGACGGCATGGACGAGGGGCGCCTGCTGTGGCAGCAACGCCTGCGGGTCTGGCTCGGCGTCCATATGCAGCAGAACATCCCCGGCCTGATCTGGCTGCGCGCCGCCACCTTCATCGCCATCTGGGTCCTGTTTGCCCTGTGGTTCATGTTCGTCTGGAATCTCTCCGACCCCGGCTTCAGCCTGATTTCCACCTATCTCAAGCAGGGATTCACCGTCGGCACCCTGCAGGTCGTCCCCGTGCAGCTGCTCTGGGCCGTCATCGCCTTCGCAATCATCTCGGCGGCAACCCGACTCATCAAAAGCCGGCTGCTGCCGGAGTGGCTGCATCGCACCCGTCTGGATCGTGGTGCCCGCGAGGCGGTGACCACCATCACCGGCTACATCGGCATCGCCTTGGCGGCCTTGATCGCATTGTCATTGGCCGGCTTCGGTCTCGGCAAGCTCGCGCTCATCGCCGGCGCCCTGTCGGTCGGTATCGGCTTCGGCCTGCAGAACATCGTCAACAACTTCGTGTCCGGCCTGATCCTGCTGTTCGAACGGCCGATACGTACCGGCGACTGGATCGTCACCGGCGAGACCGAAGGCCACGTAAAGCGCATCAGTATCCGCTCGACGCAGATCCAAACCTTCGACCGTGCCGACGTGATCGTTCCCAACTCCGAACTCATCTCCGCCAAGGTCACCAACTGGATGCTGTATGACCGGCAGGGACGGGTGCGGGTACCCGTCGGTGTGGCATACGGCTCGGACACCCAGAAGGTCAAAGAAGTGCTGTTGGAAGTGGCCCATAATCACCCGGACGTGATCAAGGGCTCGCCGCTGGTACCGGAACCCCGGGTGCTGTTCCTGAATTTCGGCGACAGTTCGCTCAACTTCGAACTGCGCTGCTTCGTACGCGAGATCGACGACCGTCTCAGCGTACTCAGCGATCTCAATTTTGCGGTCGATGCCGCGTTCCGCCGCGAGGGCATCGAGATTCCCTTCCCGCAGCGCGACATCCACGTGCGCAACTGGCCGCCCGGCAGCCCCCCGCCGCCGGCGCCCGACGACGCCGGATAACAGACAGTGGGAATCACTTTGGTAAGATAGCCGCCCATGAACGACGCGACCCAACAGCCCCTGCCCCAGATCACGCCGTACCAGTTGCTGGGCGGCGAAACGGGCATCCGCACCCTGGTGAACCGGTTCTACGAGCTGATGGACACCCTGCCCGAGGCCTGGGAGATTCGCAAACTGCACCCGGACGATTTGTCGGGGTCGCGGGAAAAGCTGTTCAAGTTTTTATCAGGCTGGCTGGGTGGCCCATCGCTCTACATCCAGGAATACGGCCATCCCATGCTGCGCCGCCGCCATCTGCCCTTTCCGATCGGCGATCGCGAGCGCGACCAGTGGATGATGTGCATGCGCCAAACCCGGGAGGAACAGGTGGCGGACGAACAGCTGCGCGCCCAGCTTCTCGATGCATTCCAGCGCACCGCCGATCACATGCGCAACCGCATGTGATCGAGACTTCACGCCTCAGGCGGCTTCCAGCTGCTGGCCGATACGCCGACGCAGATCGTTGGCGACCGTAAAGTTGAACGCCGCCGCCGACCGCCATTGATTGAACAACACCTGCGATTCCCACACCCGGTATTCATCGAGCAGATGCGTCAGGCTGCTCAGATGCGGCTTCATGGCGCCGATATCCGGCTGTGCGGCGGACATACCGACATCCAGCGACAACAGAACCTGTTCCAGCCGCTGATGCTCCTGCTCCAGACGCTTCAGCGTGTCACGCCCTTCCAGGATCTGATCCATATCCAGCACCGGAAGCACCGTTTCCCGCTCGATAGTCAGATAGCGGTGCAGGCGGCGGGATAATTGTCGATACAGCGATTTCGCGGCCGTGTAATTGGCAGCTTGCAACCGCATACGCGTGTCGCCAACCAGTTTCTCGATCTGCTCCCCTTCCTGTTCCAGAAGGTCGATGAAGTCCAGATACATTTAGATCAAAGCCAAGTCTAAAGGTGCGTTTCGTGTCGTCAGATAATACCTAAGAAGCCGGTCTTGTCCACGCTTCAAGCCACATCACGACTGACGGCCCTCATCAATCATGCCGGCAGAACGGTAAAGCGCCTCGGTTTCAGGTGAGCACCCCACGCCAAAAGCCTCCTTCAACAGCTGTTCGCATCGTTCATAAACTTTGCGCACCTCGACCACCCTTCCAAGCTGATGATGACTTTGCATAAGCCCACGATAAAAGACTTCGGCATACGGATCGATCTCTATGCCACGTTCAAAATACTTTCTTGCTTCGCTGCCATCACCTTGACGCAGCAACATATCACCCACCTGCTCCAGCAGTCGCAACGCCTTCGCTCGCACGTTCTCACGTAACTGCAATGCCCAGATCCCGGGCTCACCGGCCAGGAATTCACCCTGATACAGCGACATCCATTCCCTTAATAAATGCCCAGGCACGTCACTGCCGTCTGACATGCATGCTTCGATTTCCTCGATCAGGCGCATAAAGGATTGCACATCGACCCAAACGTAGCGTGAATCGAGGCTTATCTTGCCTGCCTGCACGCTCACCGAACGCATACCAATCATCCTGCGCAACCTGTGCAAGGCTGCCTTTAAATTTTGCCGCGCCTGGGTAATATCCGCCTCCGGCCATAGCGCATCCATGACCTGTTCCTCACCGACGTTAACTGCTCCCAAGGCGATGACTGCCGCCAACAATTCAAGCGGCTTTCTTTGCCCTCTACCCTCCGACTGAAGTGGTTGATCATCAACCATGACAGAGAACATACCCAGCGTTTTTATACGCACGGGATACGGCCAAGTCGTGGACATTTGGGTTTCATCTTCGGGCACCAACCCATGCAATCGGATGAGATGAAGGGCATAATCCACCTCGATACCCTCACCCAATGCCACCGAACATAAGCGCGATGCGATTCGTGGCTGCCACCATGTCATCCCTGTTAGCCAGTACTCACGACCGAGCCTCATCAGGTCAGCCACCCGCATACGGATCTCGCTGGGATTTTTCTCATCAAGCGCAAATGCCGCCCTGGCAAAGCACAGCATGAATTCCAGATATACGCTGTTCAACTCCCCTTCCAAACGCTCCACTTCGGCAAAATACCGATCTCGCTCCAGCTTGTCCTTGAGCGCATGCATCACCCACATCATTCCATAATTGGCATCGGCCAACGAATACTTACTACCTACCCTGACGGCAAATTCGAGCGCAACACGCTGATCTGCTTGGGCACGAACAGGATCATCCTGCAACATAGCCAGCCAGGCGCGCTGGTGGTAGAAATACAGCCGGTCCAAAGGACGCAACTGACTTAACTGGGTGCTCAGCTCATCCAAAATCCGTGCGGCAGTCTCTTTGTCACCGCGTATCTTGGCGACCGTTGCGCCAATCAGCATGAGCATGGAATCCCACAAATGGACGCCTGACTCCTTGGCCAACTCCAGACCCGCCTCCATAGCATCAAAGCTTTCCTCGCGCTGCGCACTCAATGCAGCCAGCCACCCCTCGACCATCAGGGCTGTCACACGCGCAATTGGTGACGCATCAGCCTCACGCGCCATATTTTTCAACATCTCGACAATCTGACGTGCGTGAGTAGGATCTCCGGCCCACACATGAGACACCATCAAATAAAATCCCGCCACCAAGCGCAGCCCCAAATCGATATACGGGTCATCGAAAGCGTCAAAGGCCAGTTTGCGCCAGTCTTCAAAGG
It encodes:
- a CDS encoding mechanosensitive ion channel, which translates into the protein MTDIYMPYGRLFRAARSGFLALFVALGGLYPVPAPAASAQQALNEWINSTATQIKEIERELRRATTRGIDQDRLSALLKQTNQIKSRAQSCVDTQQEQADSLSQDLETLGQPAKEQSAEVRRIRQRLLAQQQTVAGNLASCKLFLVGAQDLINQITQQQQALVTQQLLTRTPNLIHAMQEGLKTPGSWFETAHSFLDAQYKLLAGHLTTVSLTILGFLLLVFIPLGLVLRHLLQPKAPPVLAQEDRTVAFTVALRCSLLRRLPAMFAAVIIAVGLSVILPLRPTLPFPTDAAYAAVVYLFALTIVDLLLAPPPPATPYFPGPDKLWRRFSRRLKIFVTLCLILYLLFSTTLKDSLTDNQYFLLRAGIGTLLIANLISTTWLVRHFPWAILGRGARVILIGAFLLTLGAEYAGFRNLSAYVLGGLLGTLTALMLAILVTRLFTDLYDGMDEGRLLWQQRLRVWLGVHMQQNIPGLIWLRAATFIAIWVLFALWFMFVWNLSDPGFSLISTYLKQGFTVGTLQVVPVQLLWAVIAFAIISAATRLIKSRLLPEWLHRTRLDRGAREAVTTITGYIGIALAALIALSLAGFGLGKLALIAGALSVGIGFGLQNIVNNFVSGLILLFERPIRTGDWIVTGETEGHVKRISIRSTQIQTFDRADVIVPNSELISAKVTNWMLYDRQGRVRVPVGVAYGSDTQKVKEVLLEVAHNHPDVIKGSPLVPEPRVLFLNFGDSSLNFELRCFVREIDDRLSVLSDLNFAVDAAFRREGIEIPFPQRDIHVRNWPPGSPPPPAPDDAG
- a CDS encoding hemerythrin domain-containing protein — encoded protein: MYLDFIDLLEQEGEQIEKLVGDTRMRLQAANYTAAKSLYRQLSRRLHRYLTIERETVLPVLDMDQILEGRDTLKRLEQEHQRLEQVLLSLDVGMSAAQPDIGAMKPHLSSLTHLLDEYRVWESQVLFNQWRSAAAFNFTVANDLRRRIGQQLEAA
- a CDS encoding BTAD domain-containing putative transcriptional regulator, which encodes MDPLLDRLDSLIKRFGPLDHMVELQLAPRVLAALLVRRPSDPSFEDWRKLAFDAFDDPYIDLGLRLVAGFYLMVSHVWAGDPTHARQIVEMLKNMAREADASPIARVTALMVEGWLAALSAQREESFDAMEAGLELAKESGVHLWDSMLMLIGATVAKIRGDKETAARILDELSTQLSQLRPLDRLYFYHQRAWLAMLQDDPVRAQADQRVALEFAVRVGSKYSLADANYGMMWVMHALKDKLERDRYFAEVERLEGELNSVYLEFMLCFARAAFALDEKNPSEIRMRVADLMRLGREYWLTGMTWWQPRIASRLCSVALGEGIEVDYALHLIRLHGLVPEDETQMSTTWPYPVRIKTLGMFSVMVDDQPLQSEGRGQRKPLELLAAVIALGAVNVGEEQVMDALWPEADITQARQNLKAALHRLRRMIGMRSVSVQAGKISLDSRYVWVDVQSFMRLIEEIEACMSDGSDVPGHLLREWMSLYQGEFLAGEPGIWALQLRENVRAKALRLLEQVGDMLLRQGDGSEARKYFERGIEIDPYAEVFYRGLMQSHHQLGRVVEVRKVYERCEQLLKEAFGVGCSPETEALYRSAGMIDEGRQS
- a CDS encoding group II truncated hemoglobin, with amino-acid sequence MNDATQQPLPQITPYQLLGGETGIRTLVNRFYELMDTLPEAWEIRKLHPDDLSGSREKLFKFLSGWLGGPSLYIQEYGHPMLRRRHLPFPIGDRERDQWMMCMRQTREEQVADEQLRAQLLDAFQRTADHMRNRM